The following are encoded together in the Oncorhynchus clarkii lewisi isolate Uvic-CL-2024 chromosome 25, UVic_Ocla_1.0, whole genome shotgun sequence genome:
- the LOC139384141 gene encoding ADP-ribosylhydrolase ARH3, which translates to MAMTAVRSGGAGGPASLSRFRGALVAAVLGDCVGGEFEGAEEVPMDRVLQHLNGLEDESRGDGILQYSDDTAMTRCVVQSLLTRAGFDEQDMARRFAKEYSHSPGRGYGAGVIQVLRKLASPHLNDVFQPARAQFSGHGSFGNGGAMRAAPFALAFSNQVDIRRYSRLGAMLTHSCSLGYNGAVLQALAVHLSLQGGLELPHRPTFINKLISEMEAVEAEDAARSDSRVFSESEFPFCDRLHRVKDLMERNNSVSIEEVISELGNGIAALHSVPTAIFCVLHCLEPREGLPERYGGLERTMAYSLALGGDTDTIACMAGAIAGAHYGIDAIPQIWQRCCEGAEDADINAERLHTLYHQAPAEGDSGTDSQPHTAAHDPPNQ; encoded by the exons ATGGCCATGACGGCGGTGCGGTCAGGGGGAGCGGGAGGACCAGCCTCTTTGTCTCGGTTCCGCGGTGCACTGGTTGCTGCGGTGCTGGGAGACTGCGTTGGTGGAGAATTTGAAGGTGCAGAGGAGGTGCCCATGGACCGTGTATTGCAGCATTTGAACGGATTGGAGGATGAGAGTCGCGGCGATG GTATTCTGCAGTACAGTGATGACACTGCCATGACGCGCTGTGTTGTCCAGTCTCTGCTGACCAGGGCAGGGTTCGATGAGCAAGACATGGCACGCAG GTTTGCAAAGGAATACAGCCATTCTCCAGGGCGGGGGTACGGGGCAGGTGTGATCCAGGTGTTGAGGAAGCTTGCATCTCCACACCTTAATGATGTCTTTCAGCCGGCTCGGGCTCAGTTCAGTGGCCACGGCTCCTTTGGGAATGGTGGTGCGATGAGGGCTGCACCTTTTGCGCTGGCTTTCAGTAACCAAGTTGACATTAGGAGG tACTCCAGGCTTGGTGCGATGCTGACCCACTCCTGTTCTCTGGGTTACAATGGAGCAGTGCTCCAGGCCCTCGCGGTCCACCTTTCTTTACAGGGGGGTTTGGAACTGCCACATAGGCCTACGTTTATCAACAAACTCATCTCAGAGATGGAGGCAGTGGAAGCAGAAGATGCTGCTCGCAGTGACTCGAGAGT CTTCAGCGAGTCAGAGTTCCCATTCTGTGATCGACTGCACAGAGTCAAGGACCTGATGGAAAGGAACAACAGTGTCAGCATTGAAGAGGTCATATCTGAGTTAG GCAATGGCATTGCAGCCCTGCATTCTGTCCCTACTGCCATCTTCTGTGTGCTGCACTGCCTGGAACCCCGGGAGGGTCTGCCTGAGCGCTATGGTGGCCTGGAGAGGACAATGGCGTACAGTCTGGCCTTGGGGGGAGACACAGACACCATTGCCTGCATGGCGGGGGCCATTGCAGGGGCACACTATGGAATCGATGCTATCCCCCAAATCTGGCAGCGGTGTTGTGAAGGGGCAGAGGATGCTGATATAAATGCTGAGCGCCTACACACTCTGTACCACCAGGCACCAGCTGAGGGAGACTCTGGGACCGACAGTCAGCCACACACAGCAGCACATGACCCCCCCAACCAATAA